Within the Onychostoma macrolepis isolate SWU-2019 chromosome 14, ASM1243209v1, whole genome shotgun sequence genome, the region ttatgatgattattattattattatttattaattattacctcttgcttttaattggctgagaaatcaaatacactgctggacaataaccattaatttataatatttttcctgtattttcctaatgacaattttatgatttgtttagtCTATATACTACATGTTTTCCCcatttttatcacagaataaggcagaatatatattttatagccAAGTATCTATTGCcaagtgtaataaatgctatcAATTAGCACTGCATTATTCAAATCAGATGGTTtttttattacctggagatgacttgaaaaacacacacaaaccataTATTGTTGCAATCGTGTGTTTACTGTCTTCATGTTATTTTGTATTCAGCTCAGCTACAGTAGAGATAGCTTTGGCTTCAGCGATAGCTGGATTCTTGCGCGTCGTGACTCGTGAGTTGCTTCTATGAGGCCGTTTCGGACTTTCTGCGCGGGAGCGCCATCCGGCTTCGAGTAGCCTTTaaatgaaacatacactgcatGAGAGTGTTTACGTCTCGTTCCTGACCACATCACTGTCTTTACTGGATGTTTTTagggaatatttgcatttattcacatgCGATTGGATTAGTGACTCTCATGTTGGACTGTCATGATTTTGGCTAGCGCAGGACACTACTGAACGATGCGCATCAGAGGGATTTAGGAGTGCGCCGTATACCCTCCACTACACCActgagtgcatgtgtgtgtgtgctactgtgtgtgtgtgtgtgtgtctgtaccTGTGTATCTGTCTGTATGGTCAGCTGATTCAGCTTCATCTCTCTCACGGATCGCAGATAAAAACATCGAGCTGCTAAAATTCTCTGAAACTCCAGAATCAAAAGACGCTGCTGTTCTTCCATTAGAGCACAACTGCAGCCAATCAAACCCATCAGTCAATCGATCAACTGATCAAATAACCAATGAACGGCTCAATCGGTCCATCCTTGACTCACCTCATCTGCATATCTGAACACCTGGAAACCGTTGCCGTGACGACCTCAAGCTGCTGCTCTCCAAAGTGATCCAGACACGCGCGAGTCAAAGCCTCGTCCTCCGTCCAAACCTGCAGCATCCCATAATGCTCGTCAAAACATCCCATAATGCTAGTCAACACATCCCATAATGCTCGTCAACACATCCCATAATGCTAGTCAGGATACTGCATGTGACTGTGTCATCACCTGTCTGCGTTGCTGCAGTTGCTCTCTGAGTGTGAGCAGGTGTGTGTGGGCATGTCTTTCCTCTCGTTGCATCTGATTGGTCACAGTGAGCTTCATGCTCTGCAGCACTGATTGGCCCTGGCCTGCAGAGGGGGCGGAGCCTGCAGTGACACTGCTCAGGACAAACTCTGAGCACAAATCAGTGATGCGTCTGCTGCACTTACTACACAAGCTCTGTGAgacaataaatacacacacgtcacatgttacacacacacacacgcacacacacgcacacacacacacacacacacgcacacacacactgaccatCCAGAGTTCACACAGAGTGTCAGTGATTCTTGTGTCCTGCTGCAGCTCAAAGTCTCGCCTCTGATGCCAGTGTCTCATCTGCAGCTCCACAAACACCTgcgcagacagacagacagtgagacggacggacggacagacagctCTCCAGCAGATGAGTCCAGGCTGTTTCTCACCTTCATCATGAGATGAGCGTCCGTCTGCAAGTCTGACACACGACTCCACTCAGAGCTCTGAGCCttcatcatcctcctcctcctcacacAGGCCTTCTGACAGCGATCTAGCGCGAGCTCCTCAGTCTGGCGTCTgatctctacacacacacacgcacagagacacacacacacacacacacacacgcacgggTGTAATAAGAGGTTTGGGAGCACAGCAGTGGTGTTGGTCATGACTCATGAGTCGTTACCGTCAGTGCTCTGCTCCAGCACGTCATTCACTGCAGTCTCCAGGTCACTGAGACTCTGTTTCTCCAGCTGTCCGTCAGCTCTCAGCTCACGCACTGATTGGCCAGTGATGTTCAGCATAAGCTCCGCCTCCCGTCTCAGGAGCGCAGTCTTCTCTCGCAGGCCGTGGCTCACCTCCAGCCAGCACTCGAAGCGCTGCAGCAGCATCTGTCAAACAGCGGCGTTAGTCAGAGTCCGAGCATGACGACTGCAGCACGGGATCCTCACCTTCAGAACAGACGCCTGCACCTCAGCGAGAGCGTCCTCCATCAGCCGCAGGCAGCCCATCACGCCACGCATCACTTCCTCCGAGACGCCACCAGAGAACCTGCGGCCAAGAGTCTGCCCGAGCCGCTCCAACTGCTTCGCGAAACTCAGCGCctacgcgcgcacacacacacacgcagtaTGTGTGTTATATGAAGTATATATACACGCTGCATATACACTACACAGTCTATATTTCTACAAAATCACAAGCTGTGTCCGAGGGCTG harbors:
- the LOC131553516 gene encoding uncharacterized protein LOC131553516 isoform X1, which encodes MFLQVLRVLLGDGEHADGIHEQQRQEAELLVRGVSVDEGAEPDTLMCSIEEVEKTGREQLERSLQTALSFAKQLERLGQTLGRRFSGGVSEEVMRGVMGCLRLMEDALAEVQASVLKMLLQRFECWLEVSHGLREKTALLRREAELMLNITGQSVRELRADGQLEKQSLSDLETAVNDVLEQSTDEIRRQTEELALDRCQKACVRRRRMMKAQSSEWSRVSDLQTDAHLMMKVFVELQMRHWHQRRDFELQQDTRITDTLCELWMSLCSKCSRRITDLCSEFVLSSVTAGSAPSAGQGQSVLQSMKLTVTNQMQREERHAHTHLLTLREQLQQRRQVWTEDEALTRACLDHFGEQQLEVVTATVSRCSDMQMSCALMEEQQRLLILEFQRILAARCFYLRSVREMKLNQLTIQTDTQDSCVAMETVSPDAAVIGQNLLHEQLSELEAAADVLQGHAHLLIGHALSCAVHLQMGGASARDRWVKERLIDGVCESVYVTRDSVSSLVCEYQSRIRSASLTPRRSAAEHTDAQTERTVCTRALHKELTDWARKPTSAELHHRVVEQKRTCVTEFKMDHRSPAQTNLYRQIRDEEEAFMRRLASLARVSLRSMKEDDFSETS
- the LOC131553516 gene encoding uncharacterized protein LOC131553516 isoform X2; the protein is MFLQVLRVLLGDGEHADGIHEQQRQEAELLVRGVSVDEGAEPDTLMCSIEEVEKTGREQLERSLQTALSFAKQLERLGQTLGRRFSGGVSEEVMRGVMGCLRLMEDALAEVQASVLKMLLQRFECWLEVSHGLREKTALLRREAELMLNITGQSVRELRADGQLEKQSLSDLETAVNDVLEQSTDEIRRQTEELALDRCQKACVRRRRMMKAQSSEWSRVSDLQTDAHLMMKVFVELQMRHWHQRRDFELQQDTRITDTLCELWMSLCSKCSRRITDLCSEFVLSSVTAGSAPSAGQGQSVLQSMKLTVTNQMQREERHAHTHLLTLREQLQQRRQVWTEDEALTRACLDHFGEQQLEVVTATVSRCSDMQMSCALMEEQQRLLILEFQRILAARCFYLRSVREMKLNQLTIQTDTQDSCVAMETVSPDAAVIGQNLLHEQLSELEAAADVLQGHAHLLIGHALSCAVHLQMGGASARDRWVKERLIDGVCESVYVTRDSVSSLVCEYQSRIRSASLTPRRSAAD